The proteins below come from a single Parachlamydiales bacterium genomic window:
- a CDS encoding recombinase family protein, with protein sequence MIDELRQRNVGFKVLAGHGAQIDTTTPNGRLVFGLFAALAEFERDLIIERTNAGLAAARARGRMGGRPRKVDSATLRMAMAAMSDPKSIAIEVAKKLNITTVTLYTYVNSDGSLKEAGNKLLCKG encoded by the coding sequence ATGATTGATGAGTTACGTCAAAGAAATGTTGGTTTTAAAGTACTTGCAGGTCATGGAGCCCAAATTGATACTACAACACCGAATGGCCGTCTTGTTTTTGGTTTATTTGCTGCATTGGCTGAATTTGAGAGGGATTTAATTATCGAACGAACTAATGCAGGTTTAGCTGCTGCCAGAGCAAGAGGCAGAATGGGCGGACGTCCACGTAAAGTAGATTCTGCTACATTGAGAATGGCTATGGCAGCGATGTCTGATCCAAAATCGATAGCAATAGAAGTAGCAAAGAAGCTTAATATTACTACTGTAACGCTTTATACTTATGTGAATAGTGATGGTTCATTAAAGGAAGCTGGTAATAAATTATTATGTAAAGGATAA
- the truA gene encoding tRNA pseudouridine(38-40) synthase TruA gives MRQLLKLTIAYDGTDFKGWQDSRMGPSIEGTLRTAIEKIQQHPVSLDAASRTDAGVHADAQLVTFSTPQLRKDPASFLLSLNCLLPPSIRVLDVVEEADDFHPSLSAEGKIYHYWLANGVVLPPKWRWTTWHTPGALDLALMHEAARLLIGTHNFAAFCNELSNTHFSDTYRTLTAINISQYEDNRLCIHISGTNFLYKMVRNIVGTLVYIGRRRLSIEMLHRLLENGIRAEAGVTAPAQGLTLHKVLYS, from the coding sequence GTGCGTCAACTGCTAAAACTTACCATCGCTTACGATGGTACAGATTTTAAGGGATGGCAAGATAGTCGGATGGGCCCGTCAATTGAGGGCACCCTCCGCACTGCAATAGAAAAGATTCAGCAGCATCCTGTTTCTCTCGATGCTGCTAGTCGCACTGATGCAGGCGTCCATGCAGATGCTCAACTTGTCACTTTTTCTACTCCACAATTGCGCAAAGACCCTGCTTCTTTTCTACTCAGCCTTAACTGTTTGCTACCGCCTTCTATCCGTGTCCTAGATGTCGTAGAGGAAGCTGACGACTTTCATCCCTCCTTAAGTGCTGAAGGCAAAATCTATCATTACTGGTTGGCAAATGGCGTTGTTCTACCGCCAAAGTGGCGTTGGACAACCTGGCATACTCCCGGCGCGCTAGACCTTGCGCTAATGCATGAGGCTGCCAGGCTGCTGATTGGAACCCATAACTTCGCTGCATTCTGCAATGAGCTGTCCAATACACACTTTTCGGATACATACCGTACCCTCACAGCGATCAATATTTCACAATATGAAGACAACCGTCTCTGCATTCACATTTCAGGAACTAACTTCCTCTATAAAATGGTACGGAATATTGTTGGCACGCTTGTATATATCGGTAGACGGCGTCTCTCGATAGAAATGTTACATAGACTACTTGAAAATGGGATCAGGGCAGAAGCAGGCGTCACGGCTCCTGCGCAAGGACTGACACTTCACAAAGTTTTATATTCTTAA
- a CDS encoding MarC family protein has product MMNLFTVIVILFLIMDPFGNISSFQKLMQYVPAERRNKVILREMVFALILMLLFNIIGEGIFYALDLSELTVRVASGTILFLTAIKILFPTMDSPRANLPNEEPYLIPLAIPLIAGPSALATIMLFAHVDTTFVEMNIAIFVSWALALGVLLSGKKLHELVGDNGLLAFEKLMGMILVMLAIQRFAEGIQQFVTKCVNC; this is encoded by the coding sequence ATGATGAATCTTTTTACCGTCATCGTTATTCTGTTCCTTATCATGGATCCTTTTGGGAACATCTCCTCCTTTCAGAAGTTAATGCAATATGTTCCTGCAGAAAGACGCAATAAAGTCATTTTAAGAGAGATGGTTTTCGCTCTCATCCTGATGTTATTATTCAACATTATCGGTGAAGGCATTTTCTACGCGCTTGACCTTTCTGAACTTACTGTACGTGTTGCTTCAGGTACCATTTTATTCCTTACAGCGATAAAAATCCTTTTCCCTACGATGGACAGCCCACGCGCTAATTTGCCTAACGAAGAGCCATATCTTATCCCGCTTGCCATCCCGCTCATTGCAGGGCCTTCCGCTTTGGCAACGATTATGCTTTTCGCCCATGTAGATACGACTTTTGTAGAAATGAACATCGCCATCTTTGTTTCTTGGGCATTAGCGCTAGGAGTGCTTCTCTCAGGTAAAAAGCTGCACGAACTCGTCGGCGACAATGGCTTGTTAGCGTTTGAAAAACTGATGGGAATGATATTAGTCATGTTGGCTATCCAAAGATTTGCAGAAGGTATTCAACAGTTTGTTACTAAGTGCGTCAACTGCTAA
- a CDS encoding MarC family protein produces the protein MLALKIAFTFFLVANPIGNSPAILAVVKDLPFERQRMVLLREALIALALALFFQFFGEAFLTSLNIDRYTVSLCGGVMLFIVALKMIFPVRSEQQHLTIKEPMIVPIATPLISGPGLLTIIMVKSKEEQNFMLISSAILIAWIGVTFVLTTAPYMQRALGNRGMIALEQLMGMILSMISMEMIVNGSTLFVKTLTP, from the coding sequence GTGCTGGCACTAAAAATCGCTTTCACTTTCTTTCTAGTCGCAAACCCTATTGGCAACTCCCCCGCTATTTTGGCTGTTGTCAAGGATCTGCCTTTTGAAAGACAACGCATGGTACTTCTGCGCGAAGCCTTAATAGCTCTCGCTTTGGCATTATTCTTCCAATTCTTTGGAGAAGCCTTCCTCACTAGCTTAAATATCGATCGGTATACTGTCTCCCTCTGTGGCGGCGTAATGCTGTTTATCGTGGCTTTAAAAATGATTTTCCCTGTTCGCTCAGAACAGCAGCATTTGACCATAAAAGAGCCTATGATCGTCCCTATCGCTACTCCCTTGATCTCAGGCCCTGGCCTGCTTACCATTATCATGGTCAAATCTAAAGAAGAGCAGAATTTTATGCTGATCTCTTCAGCTATACTCATCGCTTGGATTGGCGTAACATTCGTTTTAACGACCGCGCCTTATATGCAGCGTGCTTTAGGCAACCGTGGAATGATAGCTCTTGAGCAACTAATGGGAATGATCCTCTCTATGATTTCTATGGAGATGATCGTCAATGGATCTACCCTTTTTGTTAAAACTTTAACCCCCTGA
- a CDS encoding deoxyribodipyrimidine photo-lyase, which translates to MTTTIVLFRRDLRIHDHPALYHACEKEHKIVPLFIWSTEEEGAWPDGGASKWWLHYSLLALQEDLDSIGLKLTIRSGKIREVLSDVIKETEATSIFWSRRYEPSIIAHDKMIKSEFSGQGLDVVSYNASLLNEPWTIENKQGKPYQVFTPYWKACLAKGEPSEPLPMPKKGQQGHKLPSLKVEDLGLLPIMHWDTGLKEAWTPGTRHALKLLDHFISGPILSYKEQRDFPAVEGISRLSPYLHFGEISPRMVWKAVRTKYPHPRSDGINVYLSQLGWREFGHHLLYHFPKTTNFPLREDFALFPWKSDPKVLKAWQKGLTGYPIVDAGMRQLWKTGWMHNRVRMIVGSFLVKDLLITWLEGAKWFWDTLVDADLANNTLGWQWVGGCGADAAPYFRIFNPISQGERFDSDGFYVKTWIPELAKVPSKWIHKPWLAPPDILKNADVELGSDYPWPIVEHDKARVQALAAFSQVRNFAEQL; encoded by the coding sequence ATGACAACAACCATTGTATTATTCCGCCGTGATCTACGTATCCATGACCATCCCGCACTTTATCATGCCTGTGAAAAAGAGCACAAAATTGTTCCGTTATTCATCTGGTCGACGGAAGAAGAGGGTGCATGGCCTGACGGAGGTGCCTCCAAGTGGTGGCTGCATTATTCTTTGTTAGCCTTACAAGAAGACCTTGATTCCATCGGATTGAAACTAACAATTCGCAGCGGAAAAATAAGGGAAGTATTATCAGACGTTATAAAGGAAACAGAAGCTACTTCTATCTTTTGGTCGCGACGCTATGAGCCAAGCATTATCGCACACGATAAAATGATTAAGTCAGAATTTTCAGGCCAAGGCTTAGATGTTGTAAGCTATAACGCTTCCTTATTGAATGAGCCTTGGACTATTGAGAATAAGCAAGGCAAACCTTATCAGGTCTTCACGCCTTATTGGAAAGCGTGTTTAGCTAAAGGCGAGCCTTCAGAACCTCTACCTATGCCAAAAAAGGGACAGCAAGGGCATAAACTACCTTCCTTGAAAGTTGAAGACTTAGGGCTACTTCCCATCATGCATTGGGACACCGGTTTGAAAGAAGCTTGGACTCCAGGCACAAGGCATGCCTTAAAACTTCTGGATCATTTTATTAGCGGTCCGATCCTTTCCTATAAAGAACAGCGGGATTTTCCTGCTGTCGAAGGTATTTCACGCTTATCACCATATCTCCATTTTGGCGAGATCAGCCCGCGCATGGTTTGGAAGGCTGTGCGCACAAAATATCCCCATCCCCGATCAGACGGTATCAACGTTTATTTAAGTCAGCTGGGGTGGAGAGAGTTCGGACATCATCTTTTATACCATTTCCCTAAAACGACAAATTTTCCGCTTAGGGAAGATTTTGCCTTATTCCCATGGAAAAGTGATCCGAAAGTGTTAAAGGCATGGCAAAAAGGGTTAACAGGCTATCCAATAGTCGATGCTGGTATGCGCCAGCTTTGGAAAACAGGTTGGATGCATAATCGCGTAAGAATGATCGTAGGTTCTTTTTTAGTGAAAGACCTATTGATCACTTGGCTGGAGGGAGCCAAGTGGTTCTGGGATACACTTGTAGATGCCGACCTAGCCAACAATACTTTAGGTTGGCAATGGGTAGGCGGCTGCGGAGCTGATGCGGCCCCTTATTTCCGCATTTTTAACCCTATTTCACAAGGTGAAAGGTTCGATTCAGATGGGTTCTATGTAAAAACGTGGATCCCCGAGCTTGCAAAGGTACCGAGCAAGTGGATACATAAGCCTTGGCTAGCGCCGCCGGATATTTTAAAGAATGCTGATGTTGAGCTGGGGAGTGATTATCCATGGCCGATTGTAGAGCACGATAAGGCGCGTGTCCAAGCATTGGCAGCTTTTTCGCAAGTTCGAAATTTTGCTGAGCAGCTTTAA